The genomic region CCGGCTACCTGAACCTGCGAGGCACCTACCCGTCCGGGCAGGGCGCGTTCGGCTTCGAGGGCGTCACCCGGGTCGTCGCCACCGGCGGCACGGTAGCCGCGAACGGGTCGACCATCGTCGTCACCGCGGCAACCAAGCTCCTCCTGCTGACCAAACTCGACAGGTACGAGTCATCCACGGCCTGGGACAGCAAACCGCTGCACGCGGCGCTGGCCGCGGTGCGCGCCGACTATGCCGACCTGCGGACCCGGCACGTCACTCTGCACTCGGCGATGTACGACCGCTCCCGCCTGGACCTGAACGTCTCCGCCGCCGACCGGCAGCTGTCGACCACCGAGCTGATCGCCCGGCAGAACGCCAACCGCAACACCATCGATGTGGCCCTGCTGGAACGGCTCTACGACAGCGGCCGTTACCTGTTCATCAGCTCCAGCGGCGTACTGCCGCCGCGGTTGACCGGAATCTGGGCCGGCACCTGGAATGGCGCCTGGGCCGACGACTTCACCACCGATGCCAACATCAACCTCCAGGTCGCCGGCGGCAACATTCTCGACCTCACCGATGGCATGCAGGGCTACTTCAATCTGATCCTCGGCCAGCTCGCTCACTGGCGCACAAACGCTCGCAACCTGTACGGCGCCCGCGGCTTCCTGGCCCCCTCGCGAACGGACGGCGAGTACGGGTACATGCTGCACTTCGACTCCGGCTTCCCCGGTCAGTGCTGGACCGGCGGCGCGGACTGGTTGCTCTATCCGCTGCTGGAGTATTACCAGGTCACCGGGGACCGGACGTTTCTGGCTGAGAAGCTGGGACCGGCGCTGATGGAGCTGGCGCTGTTCTACGAGGACTTCCTGACCCGCACCGATTCGGCCGGCCGTGTGGTGTTCGTGCCGTCGTTCTCGATGGAGAACTCGCCGGCCAGCACGAACGTCCTGTTGGCGATCAACGCCACCGGCGACGTCCAGGCCGGCAGACACGCCCTGCGGGCGGCCGTCGAGGCCGCCAACGCGCTCGGTGTCGAACAGGGCGCCGGCCAGGGTGTCGCACGCTGGACGGCCCTGCTGGCGAAGCTCCCGCCTTACACGATCAACGGCAGCGGCGCCCTCGCCGAATGGTCCTGGCCGGGCCTCACTGATCGCTACAACCATCGGCACGTCCATCACCTGTACGGCGCGTGGCCCCTGCACGAGATCAATCCCGAGGAGGCACCCGGTCTGGTCACCGCCGCGCTCAGGGCCCTGGCGCTACGCGGTGACGAGAACACCTCCGCGCACGGCAGCCTGCATCGAGCCCTCGCCTCCGCTCGACTCAAGGACGGCGCCGGCGTCTACAGCAACCTCCGGAAGATCATCGGCAACAACATGATCTTCCGGTCGCTGATGACAGCACACAACCCGAACCTGGAGACCTACAACGCCGACGCGGCCAACACACTGCCGGCCGTGCTCAGCGAAGCGCTCGTGTACACCAGGCCCGGCGTCATCGAGCTGCTGCCCGCCGTGCCCGGCCAACTCGCCAAGGGCAGTATCACCGGGGTCCGTGGACGCAACCAGGTACGCATCCACAGCCTCTCCTGGGATCTGCCCGGTCGCTCGGTAACCGTGGCACTCACCTCGACGATCACCCAGGCGATCACCCTCATCAGCCGGCGCGGGATGGCATCCATCACCACCTCCGCGACGGTCGCTTCCTCGCCGCTCGGCCCGCATGCCCGGGTGATCTCGATGACGGCCGGGCAACAGATACAGGTTGTCGTAGGTCTGCCGGCCGCCGGAGGCATCGTTCGACTCGTCAACCGGCGCAGCGCAAAGGTGCTTGACGTCAACGGCGGCTCCACCACGGACGGGGCAGCTGTCATCCAGTGGCCATGGACTGGCGCGTCCAACCAGCAGTGGCGGCTGCTGGCCAACAGCGACGGCTCATTCCGGCTGGCCGGTGTCAAAAGCGGAAAGGTCCTGGACAGTCCAGGTGGCTCGGGCCAGGGCGCGGGGCTCGTTCAATGGGCCGACAACGGCGGACGTAACCAGTGGTGGAATCTCGTCCCGGCGACGACAAGCGGGTACTACCGGTTCGTCAACGTGAGCAATGGCTGGTGTGTCGGGATCGAAGGCGGCTCCACCGCGGACGGCGCCAGGGCGGTCCAGCAAACAGTCAGTGGCGAGATCAGCCAGGAATGGCAGATCGTTGACGCCTGAGCCAGCGTCAGTCCCGACACCACTTGTTCGTTACGACGGTTGCAGCAGCGTTCCACGACGTTGCGTTCGCGGTAGACCTGCTTGTCGAAGGCCGGGGGTGAGCAGGATCGACAACTGTCGGCCACGACCAACAACCGCGAGGTGGATCTTCGTGCTCAACCCGCCACGGGACCGGCCGATGGCCTCGTCATCCTGAACCTCAGCTATCCGGGGGTGCGGTCAGCTTCCATGATCGACGGGACACGCCCCAGACGAGTAATTCCTAACCCTGGCCTCGGCGGTGGGCGCAGCCGGCGGCCGGAGGTGACAGTCGGTCACCTCCGTCGGGGTGGATGCGGGCGTAAGCGGTATACCTCAGAGTCATATTCATACCGCTGAGGTATACCGCTCACCTGCACATCGACATGCCGGGCAGCCAAGGCGGGCTGTTCGCCCGCCCCGGGAGGCACTCGCTGTGGCGCGACGACCTGGATGTCAGGTTTCCTGGCCTACTCGACGCCGTCCTCGGTGCCTTGGCGAGCGAAGCTTGACGCCGCTAGTTAACGTCATTAACCTACCGCTAGTTCCGTTAACCAATTCCGTGGAGGTCGTCATGACCGAGTACCTGAGCATCGCCGGTAACAACCTCGCCTATGAGGTGTCCGGGCGGGGTCCGCTCGTGGTCCTGGCGCACGGTATCGGCGACAGTCGGCACTCCTACCGTTTCCTCGCTCCGGCCCTGGCCGCCGCCGGGTACCGGGTGGCAAACGTCGACCTCCGCGGCTGCGGCGACTCCAGCCTCGGCTGGGACGGCTACAGCCGCACCGACATCGCGGGCGACCTCATCGCCGTCGTGCGTCACCTCGGCGGCCCCGCCGTGATCATCGGCCAGTCGATCAGTGGCGGTGCGGCGACCATCGCCGCGGCCACCGCACCCGAACTGATCAGCGGCGTCATCGAGCTGGCGCCGTTCACTCGCGCACAAACCTTCGATCTCGGCGGGTTGATGCGTGTGAAGCGCTTCCGCAGCGGCTACGGCCAGATGGCGCAGGTCATGGTCCGAGGAAGTCTGGCGAGCTGGAAGAAGTACCTCGATGTGGCGTACCCGGTCAAGCCCGCCGACTGGGACGCCGAACTGGCGCGTATCGAGTCGAAGCTGACGGAGCCCGGCCGGATGAAGGTCCTGCAGGCCATGTGCAAGACCAGCCCGAGCGATGCCGGCGCGCAGCTGGCCAACGTCACCTGCCCGGTCCTGGTCATCGAGGGCAGCCTCGACCCGGACTGGGCCGACCCCCGCGCCGAGGGCGAGAAGATCGTCGCTGACCTGCCCAGTGGCATCGGTGAGCTCGTCGTCATCGAGGGTGCCGGTCACTACGCACACGTGCAGACGCCGGATCAGGTCCTCGCGCTGGCCCGGCCCTTCCTCGACAAGACGCTGGCGAATGCCTAGGGCCCGGCTCACTCCGCAGTCGGTCACCGCGGCCGGCGCCGCCCTGATCGATGAGATCGGCTTCGAGAACCTCAGCATGGGCCTGCTCGCCGAACGGCTCGGAGTCAAGACCCCCGCGCTCTACAAACACGTCACCAGCCAGGCCGATCTGGCACACCGGATAGCTGTCATGGCCATGGCCGAGTTCGCTGACGCCATTCGCGACGCCATCCAGGGCCGGGCCGGCAGCGATGCCCTCGCCGCCGGCGCGCAGGCGATGCGGATGTACGTGCAGAAACACCCGGGACGGTACGCGGCCGGCAATGCCGCACGCCCGACCGGACCCGACGACCCGCTCGTTCCCGCCCTCGATCGGGTAGTCGCCTCCTGGGCGGCCATGCTGCGCGGCTACCGACTGGATTCCGTTCAGGAGATTCACGCCCTGCGGATACTCCGCAGCGTCCTGCACGGGTTCTCGACCCTGGAAGCAGCTGGCGGGTTCCAGATCGACGCGCCCGTCGACGACAGCTTCACCTGGATGATCCACTTTCTCGACCACGGCCTGCGTGCCGCCACCAGCAGCACCCTCGCCCGCTGACGGATCGTCGACGAACCCGACCACATCATCGCGGAGGACCGACATCAGCATCACCCGCGCACCCACGATCACCGCGACACCACCACCCGGCGGCCACTCATGGTGAACATCGACGAAGAGCCAAAGGACACCAGGATCGAGCGGCACGCGAGCTGGGCCGAGCTCTTCTTCGACCTCGTGGCGGTGGCCGGCGTGGCCGCCCTGGCACACGTGCTCGGGTCTGAACTGGACGCCGCAGCACTCGGTCTCTACGCACTGCTGTTCCTGGCTCTGTGGCTGTCCTGGACGACGTTCATGCTGTACGGCAACGTCGCTGCCGGCCGGACCCACGTACTGCGGCTGATGGTCGGCATGTTCGGCCTCGGGGTCATGGCCGCGTCCGTGCCAGGCGTGGCGCACACCGTGCTCGGGCACGGCACCGACATCCGTCCGCTCAATGTCTTCGCGATCGCATACATCGCCACCCGCGTCTACGGGTCCAAGTCGTGGCAACGCGGCGCGGTGTTGCTGGACTTCCCGGTGGTGCAGTACTCGGCGGGCCTGCTGCCCTGGTTCGCGTCGCTCTGGGTCGACGAACACTTGAAGCTCGCGCTCTGGGCCGCAGGAGTCGGCCTCGACCTGCTGCTGATCCTGGTCCTGTCCGGCAGCAGGCTCCTCCAGCGCGTCCAGTCGTACCTCACCGCGCCAGAAAAGACTCGGCGTCGGCCACGATCAGGAGTCCGTCCCGGCGGAACGGGACCGGTCATCCACGGGGTATCGGTCGATCCGGCCCACCTCTCCGAGCGGCTGGGACTCTTCGTCATCATCGTGCTCGGCGAATCGGTGGTGCAGATCGTCGCCGCCGCAGGTGAGGCGCGGTACGACGTCGGCCTGCTGGCCACCGCAGTCGCGTCCTTCGTTCTGCTGGCCGGCATGTTCGGCTTGTCCGTCGTCTTCGGATACGCCGGCCTGCCGCACCTGCGCGCCGGCCGGATCCCCACCCGCGCCGCCCTGGGCCTGCACTGCCTGGTCACCGGCGTCGTCGCCACCATCGCCGTACCGCTCTCCCTGGTGGTCGGGCACGGTGCCGACCCACTGCCCGAGCAAGATCGCTGGCTGCTGTGCGGCGCCGTTGCGGCCTACTTCACCCTCGGCGTGGTCACCGGCGTCGCCAGCCGCAGTTCCGACCTGCCGAGGACGATCTCACGAGTCACCACAGGTATCGCTGCCCCACTGCTGCTTGGCCTGCTCGCCACCGCCGCCAGTGGCCGGACGCTGGTGGTCTGCCTGGCCCTGATAGTCCTCGCCCACCTCTGGTTCGAACGACGACTGACACCAATCCAGGCCGCTGCCACCGATGAAGCGCCCGACCGCGCAGGAATTTCATGAACCCTTCCACTGAACGAGCCGACCAGGCGGGGCTGTACGAGCTTGACACCTCCTGGGCGCACGGGTTCACCCGCGGCATCCGCCAACTCTGAAGCCGCCGTGACTCGCCCTCCGACCACACCCCTCCCCTCCGGAACCGAAATGGAGAACATGGTGAACACGCTCCGCCCCCTCGCCGCTGCCACCTTCCTGCTGGGCCCGGCGATCTATCTCGCCGCCGAGGCGGTCACGGCCGCAGCGTGGTCATCGCCCAGCTACAGCTACGCCGACAACTGGATCAGCGACCTCGGATCCGCGACGGCCGGGGTGTTCCAAGGCCGCGAACTCGACTCGCCACTG from Micromonospora lupini harbors:
- a CDS encoding glycosyl hydrolase family 95 catalytic domain-containing protein; amino-acid sequence: MTDQPLSRRRLLATAALTAGSTALIPAVGAGRAAAVAPQVTLPERGIYDATAATTWTDGFLIGNGEYGAVLYGTPTLEKVIFNHHRFVLPNGSRGVTPPVISGRLAGVRDKALAGNYGGANTDFAAGWSLRWTQTYHPGFELQISTPGMTTANGYARSTDFRTGEVTSTWTDSNGTWTRRAFASRADNVVVHELTPASGRSIDATLSANTSLAGVPGSVRFATQASVIDGAGYLNLRGTYPSGQGAFGFEGVTRVVATGGTVAANGSTIVVTAATKLLLLTKLDRYESSTAWDSKPLHAALAAVRADYADLRTRHVTLHSAMYDRSRLDLNVSAADRQLSTTELIARQNANRNTIDVALLERLYDSGRYLFISSSGVLPPRLTGIWAGTWNGAWADDFTTDANINLQVAGGNILDLTDGMQGYFNLILGQLAHWRTNARNLYGARGFLAPSRTDGEYGYMLHFDSGFPGQCWTGGADWLLYPLLEYYQVTGDRTFLAEKLGPALMELALFYEDFLTRTDSAGRVVFVPSFSMENSPASTNVLLAINATGDVQAGRHALRAAVEAANALGVEQGAGQGVARWTALLAKLPPYTINGSGALAEWSWPGLTDRYNHRHVHHLYGAWPLHEINPEEAPGLVTAALRALALRGDENTSAHGSLHRALASARLKDGAGVYSNLRKIIGNNMIFRSLMTAHNPNLETYNADAANTLPAVLSEALVYTRPGVIELLPAVPGQLAKGSITGVRGRNQVRIHSLSWDLPGRSVTVALTSTITQAITLISRRGMASITTSATVASSPLGPHARVISMTAGQQIQVVVGLPAAGGIVRLVNRRSAKVLDVNGGSTTDGAAVIQWPWTGASNQQWRLLANSDGSFRLAGVKSGKVLDSPGGSGQGAGLVQWADNGGRNQWWNLVPATTSGYYRFVNVSNGWCVGIEGGSTADGARAVQQTVSGEISQEWQIVDA
- a CDS encoding alpha/beta fold hydrolase; amino-acid sequence: MTEYLSIAGNNLAYEVSGRGPLVVLAHGIGDSRHSYRFLAPALAAAGYRVANVDLRGCGDSSLGWDGYSRTDIAGDLIAVVRHLGGPAVIIGQSISGGAATIAAATAPELISGVIELAPFTRAQTFDLGGLMRVKRFRSGYGQMAQVMVRGSLASWKKYLDVAYPVKPADWDAELARIESKLTEPGRMKVLQAMCKTSPSDAGAQLANVTCPVLVIEGSLDPDWADPRAEGEKIVADLPSGIGELVVIEGAGHYAHVQTPDQVLALARPFLDKTLANA
- a CDS encoding TetR/AcrR family transcriptional regulator; this encodes MPRARLTPQSVTAAGAALIDEIGFENLSMGLLAERLGVKTPALYKHVTSQADLAHRIAVMAMAEFADAIRDAIQGRAGSDALAAGAQAMRMYVQKHPGRYAAGNAARPTGPDDPLVPALDRVVASWAAMLRGYRLDSVQEIHALRILRSVLHGFSTLEAAGGFQIDAPVDDSFTWMIHFLDHGLRAATSSTLAR
- a CDS encoding low temperature requirement protein A translates to MVNIDEEPKDTRIERHASWAELFFDLVAVAGVAALAHVLGSELDAAALGLYALLFLALWLSWTTFMLYGNVAAGRTHVLRLMVGMFGLGVMAASVPGVAHTVLGHGTDIRPLNVFAIAYIATRVYGSKSWQRGAVLLDFPVVQYSAGLLPWFASLWVDEHLKLALWAAGVGLDLLLILVLSGSRLLQRVQSYLTAPEKTRRRPRSGVRPGGTGPVIHGVSVDPAHLSERLGLFVIIVLGESVVQIVAAAGEARYDVGLLATAVASFVLLAGMFGLSVVFGYAGLPHLRAGRIPTRAALGLHCLVTGVVATIAVPLSLVVGHGADPLPEQDRWLLCGAVAAYFTLGVVTGVASRSSDLPRTISRVTTGIAAPLLLGLLATAASGRTLVVCLALIVLAHLWFERRLTPIQAAATDEAPDRAGIS